The segment AGGCGCGATGATCTTGTTCTTCAGGCAACCTCATCGTCTGTTATCCGAAAAACATCCTCAAGTTATAATCTCGAATTCATTAACGCCTGCCTGACCATTTTCGCTGCCGTAATCGTGGTGTCATATATTATGTATACCGTGTCGGCAGAAGTGATTGCACATTTCAATAGTTCGTATCTTTTTGCAACAACCGTGTTTGTTATTGCCGGCATCATGCGTTACTTACAAATTACCTTGGTGGAGCAAAACAGTGGATCACCAACCAGCATACTGGTCAAGGATAAATTTATCCTCATCACCATACTTTTGTGGATTATTTCGTTCTACATTATCATTTATTATTAAGTGAACAAGCTTGTCCTTTTTGATTTTGATGGAACCCTGACACAAAAGGACTCCCTGATAGAATTTCTTTCGTATTATCATGGACGAACAAAATTACTTTTTGGTTTAATATTTCTTTCACCTGTTCTTATCCTCTATATACTTAAGATAATATCCAACAATAAAGCCAAAGAAATACTCCTTCAATGGTTTTTCAGCAAAGAACCTATCGAAAGGTTTAATCAAGTGTGTATGGCATTTGCGAAGGAATCCATTCCAAAAATGCTTCGTCAAGAGGCTATTGAGCGTCTACTCTTCCATAAAAAAAACCACGATACAGTTGTTGTAGTAACGGCATCTGCTGAAAACTGGGTGAAGCCATGGTGTGATGACATGGGTATTTTGTGCTTAGGAACCCTCCTTCAGGTTATGGAAAATAAACTTACAGGCAAGTACGCTGGAAAAAATTGTTATGGGCCTGAAAAAGCCACACGAATTAAAGCGCAATTCGATTTAGCAAAATTCGAAACTATTATTGCCTATGGTGATTCACGGGGCGATCAAGAAATGTTCGGCTTGGCAAATGAATTCTACTACAAAACCTTTCCACCTACTTAAACAACAGGATTTCGATTACACCACCCCCGTTTCTGTTTAGCTCAGGCTTAACATTTTGAGTAGAAATAAAAACACGCGATGGCTCTAAACCAACTAACCGTAACGCCTGGACGATTTCATTTGTCCGTTCAATCGTTACTTTACTATCTTCTTCTTCACGAATCCAAATCAAAATTTTTAATCCAGTGCGTGACAATATCCGGTTCGCAACAAACCACACAATTTCATTTTGATCGTTGGAGAGCCTTGAGATTCCCCGGTTAAAATCCAATCGGGTTGAGATACGTTTAGGATATATTTGATTAAGTTCTTCTTCTGAAAGAAAACTGGAACCTGCCGGCAATACGTTGTTTACATAAGACACCTTAAGGGAAAATAAGTCTATTCCTTTTCCACCATGATTACGGGAATAATAAGCTATCGTATCGGCATAAATGGAAAAATAAGAGTCGAAACCGGATGTATTAATGGTAGAACCCAGATTTTTTGGCACAGACCAAATATCCCATGAATCGTATAATCTTTCACTTACGAATATATCTGCGCCACCCTGGCCTCCATGCCCATTACTGGAAAAATATAACTTTGATTTGTCAACTGAAAGAAAAGGGGAAATCTCAAAACCCGATGTATTTATAGAAGATCCCAGATTTTTTGGAGGTAGCCACTCACCAGCCGGATTCTTTAAGCTTATATAGATATCCTCTTCACCATAACTATCTTTTCCCTTCATGGATATCACCATCACCTCAAACGAAGGGTGTACATAGATCCCCACAAAGTCATCGCGATTTATTCCAGGTACAGGAACAAACTCCGGTTTGGTCCAATTTCCATTGACCAACTTGGAAAATGAGATTCCACTTTTATAGTTGTATGCATTCAGTAAATAAACTGTCTTACCGTCCTGACTCATGCCAATAACAGCGTTGGGGCGCTTATTATTCCAGGGCTTGCCTGCATTCACTGCCGGAGTCCAGTTACCATTGCCATCCTTTCGGGAAATCCAGATATCGGTACCCGCATATTTACCGCCCAGGTTTTTACTATGAAATGCCCTTGTAAAGTACAGTGTCGATCCATCAGGCGATAGCAGTGGTGACAACTCCTCATCATTTGAGTTTATGTCTGAACGGAGTCTTTCAGATTGGCTGAAATCAAGTTCCTGAGCGCTTGCCACCAGTACGGCAATAAAAAAGAATTGATGCAGAATCAAATACTTCATTCTATCCATCACCAGAAACGAGGCTTTAACTTATAGGGATTGTATACCGTAATACCCAGTATCAACTCGTGGGTAGTTATATTAAAATTATCCAGCCCGCCCATGTACATATCATAGGCATAATTAATGGATAGTCTGTTTGTGTTTAAACCAAAAAGTAAGGAGGTTTTTAGATCAGGCTCATATGCCGATCCCACGTAGATGAAGTCTTTATATTTCAATCGGAGGTTGGCTGCCCACCTTAAATCATAACCTTCTTTATAGGTTGTAAAAATACCAGGTGATATCATCCATTCTGCGTTGAGCGGCAAAAATGCACCTACCTGAGCGCTGTAACGAACGCCTGAATTCAAGCTGAATAACCCATCGCCATTCATCATTCGTGCCAATAGATTATCCGATGAGAACCCCAGAAAGAACCGCTTTGAATAAACTACCATACCAAAGTCCATCAGCAAAGTATTCTGAGTACCCTGCCCCGCCAGCAGTAAACTTTGATAGAATAAGTCGTTTACATCATCGCGCACCTGAAGTCCTGAAAAGTCAATACGTTGATTCGTAAAGCCTACCCTGGAGCCCAACGAGGCGCTTAGCCTGGATGTTAAAGGTAAATGATAGGAGTAATTTAAGAAACTGCCAAATGATTTATAGGGACCTACCTTCCTACTGGTAACGATACCGCCCAATCCATGGCGCCTTCTGAATTTATTTTCATTTTGGATCTTTTCAAAAAGAGAAGGATCAGACGTGCGCAAGGAATTATTTCTCCGCCCGGAACGACTTCCAGTATTTAATGCCCCGAAGAAACTGAAATAAGAATTGTCGTTTTGAATTCCATAATCATTCCAGCCTTCCCTTACACCAGCATTTATACTGAAAAAATCGTCAACGCCCGTAAAGGCTGGGTTAACAGCGGGCAGGTTCAAATAATATTGCGTAAAGTCGTCTTCTTGCGCTGATGCATGCATTCCGCCAAATAAAAGTATTAAGGGTAGTAGATTCCGATATAGCCTGACCATTCGTTTCATCTCAATATCGTTACTGTACCCTGGTATTTGCGCTTTCCTCCATTCAAATAGATGGTATAAATGTATGGGCCAGGTGGTAATGCCTTGCCGTTTTTCTTACCATCCCATTTGCAATCAACGGTCTTGCATTGAAATACCAATGAACCATTCCTATCAAACACCCTGATATCAATGTCAGCGTAATAATCCAGGTCAACAAAATCCCAATAATCATTAACACCATCATCATTAGGTGTAAATGCATTTACAATACTTACTTCAGGAAATACCGCGGTTATGGATACTATTCTGCTTACCGCGTTGCTGTCATCCAAACTATCGCGCACCACAAAAGCTACTCGCTTATCTGATATTTCAGCATCACCCGTAACCGGACTGCTGAACAATACTTTTGCCAATGCAGCCTCATAATTAGCACGTGTATCTTTTCCTGTTAAGTCTAAAATACCGGTTGCTGAATTATAGGTAGCCGTAATTGGCGATCCGGATTCTGGTCGATAGGAAAGCTGATCACCGTTAGTAAAATTTTCAATTATCGAAATGGTTGCTGAAAACATATTTGAATTATCTACATCGTTTATCAATATTGATGTAGATACCGGTATGGCAGGGTCACCCAGACTATATAATACAGGTGTTGTCTCTATATTGCTTAACACCGGAGGGTCATTTACACTAATTATAGAAATTAATACGTTGGCGTTCTGTCCGGCTAAAAAAGCCCCGTCATAAGCATTCCATCTGAAAGAATCTGAACCATAAAAATCTAATCTAGGCAAATAAATGAAATCATTAATGGTACCACCTTCAACAGTAATTTCAGTGCCTGCTGTGACCGCAATGCCCTTCCAAAAGAGTGTGCCTTGTGTGGGTAAAGAAATTACCCTTACAAATTGAATTGGACTACCTGAAAAACTCGAAAAATTATCTCCAAAGGTTGAGTATTTGAAAGCAAAGGGCACATCTTCAGGTGTCTGTATAGAAAAATCAGTTAATGTGGGCGGAAAATTGGGTGTAATCGTTAACGTACCTTGAACATAATTGAAGTTGTAATTATTATCACTGCCACCAGCAACAGTAATTGGATAACCACCTTGCGGTGAAGAAAGCGTGGCAGTGGTAGTCGCTTGCGGTTTTACATCAATATCATTGACATTATCGGCATTGGCAAAGCCGGAATAACTGATGGTTAATTCAGGGTTTGGTGTACCAAACAATTTTGTCTTATTATCTGCGGCAGCAGTTAATGTTGCTTTGGTTATAGTAAGCGTGCCTGCAGCGTAAATAAAATTGTAATTATTATCCGTACCCCCGGAAACAGTAATTGGATAAGTGCCCACAGAAGTGGTTTTTGTGGCCGTGGTGTTGGCCAATGGCTTGCTGTCCAATACCGATTCGCTTTCCCCGTTTACGAAGCCAGTGTATGCTATGGTTAACTCAGGATTATCTATACCATAAATACGACTGATGTTATTAGCACGCGCAGTCAAACTAATTTTATTGACCGTGATGGCTACCGCAGCCTCTTCAATGATATTAAAATTACCGGTATTCGTTGGCACAAACCTGACGGCAAGTTTTTGGTTAGCCCCTGCATTGAGCAGCGTTCCTGAAGCTGGTGTGTAGGTAAATGATCCCGCCACAGAAGCCGATGCGTTAAGTTGAGTTGCGCTTAATGGTGTGCCGTAGTTTATCGGTGATGGATTATTCCAAGTGATTACAGGATTGGCCTTATTGACGGTAATTAATACAGTAACCCCATTCACGTTGTTGAAGTTATTGGTATTGGTTGGAACGAAATTCACTGATAATACCTGGTTAGCTCCAGCATTCAGCACTGTACCGCTTGCTGGTGTATACGTAAAAGTACCAGTTGTATTGGCTGTCGCATTTAATTGCGTGGCACTAAGTGCTGTACCGAACGTTATAGGCGCTGGTGTTGACCACGTGATTACCGGAGTGGCTTTGTTCACGGTAATAGTTACCGTTGTTCCATTTACCGGGTTATAATTATTAGCATCTGTTGGACTGAAATTAACGGACAATGGCTGATTTGCCCCTGCATTTAATATTGTTCCTGCCACAGGGTTGTACGTAAATGTTCCGGGTACGTTGGCAGATGCATTTAACTGCGCTGAGCTAAGCGCAGTTCCAAAGGTTATTGGTGAAGGCGTATTCCATGTGACCACCGGATTTGCTTTATTCACTGTGATCTGTACCGTGCTTCCGGATACGCTATTGTAATTAGTAACATCCGTTGGGGTGAAGTTAACCGATAACACCTGGTTTACGCCTGCATTTAAAATCGTACCAGCTGCAGGACTATACACAAAACTTCCCGGTACATTGGCCGTTGCATTTAGTTGCGTTGAAGAAAGTGGAGTACCATAGGTAATGGCTGCCGGGTTAGCCCATGTGATTACTGGTGTAGCCTTATTAACAGTAATCAATACAGTAATACCCGTAACTGAATTATAATTAGCTGAATTAGTAGGATTAAAGTTTGCACTAAGAACCTGATTAGAACCAGCATTTAAAATGGTGCCTGCCGCGGGCGTATAGGTGAATGTTCCTGGTACGCTTGCAGTGGCATTCAGTTGTGTGGCACTCAAGGGCGTTCCGTACACTATTGCCGCAGGATTGGACCATGAGATTGCGGGCGTTGCTTTTACTACAGTAAGCGTTCCATTCACATAGGTAAACGTATAATTATTGTCAACACCTCCCGAAACTGTAATGGTATAGGTACCCACCGGGCTTGATGCATTGGCAGTAGTAGATGCGGTTGGGGGTGTACCAAGAACAGTGGCAGTTTCACCATTTCTAAACCCTGAATAGGATATTGTAAAGGCAGGATTCGCAGCCCCAAATTCACGGCTGGCATTCACGGCCGTTGCGATGAGTGTGGCTTTTGTGATGGCCAGCGTTCCAGGGATATAACTAAAACTATAATTATTATCTGTCCCTCCGCCTAATGTGATTGGATATGTACCCACCGGACTAGT is part of the Cyclobacteriaceae bacterium genome and harbors:
- a CDS encoding haloacid dehalogenase-like hydrolase, which translates into the protein MNKLVLFDFDGTLTQKDSLIEFLSYYHGRTKLLFGLIFLSPVLILYILKIISNNKAKEILLQWFFSKEPIERFNQVCMAFAKESIPKMLRQEAIERLLFHKKNHDTVVVVTASAENWVKPWCDDMGILCLGTLLQVMENKLTGKYAGKNCYGPEKATRIKAQFDLAKFETIIAYGDSRGDQEMFGLANEFYYKTFPPT
- a CDS encoding PD40 domain-containing protein, whose protein sequence is MDRMKYLILHQFFFIAVLVASAQELDFSQSERLRSDINSNDEELSPLLSPDGSTLYFTRAFHSKNLGGKYAGTDIWISRKDGNGNWTPAVNAGKPWNNKRPNAVIGMSQDGKTVYLLNAYNYKSGISFSKLVNGNWTKPEFVPVPGINRDDFVGIYVHPSFEVMVISMKGKDSYGEEDIYISLKNPAGEWLPPKNLGSSINTSGFEISPFLSVDKSKLYFSSNGHGGQGGADIFVSERLYDSWDIWSVPKNLGSTINTSGFDSYFSIYADTIAYYSRNHGGKGIDLFSLKVSYVNNVLPAGSSFLSEEELNQIYPKRISTRLDFNRGISRLSNDQNEIVWFVANRILSRTGLKILIWIREEEDSKVTIERTNEIVQALRLVGLEPSRVFISTQNVKPELNRNGGGVIEILLFK
- a CDS encoding PorP/SprF family type IX secretion system membrane protein; the protein is MHASAQEDDFTQYYLNLPAVNPAFTGVDDFFSINAGVREGWNDYGIQNDNSYFSFFGALNTGSRSGRRNNSLRTSDPSLFEKIQNENKFRRRHGLGGIVTSRKVGPYKSFGSFLNYSYHLPLTSRLSASLGSRVGFTNQRIDFSGLQVRDDVNDLFYQSLLLAGQGTQNTLLMDFGMVVYSKRFFLGFSSDNLLARMMNGDGLFSLNSGVRYSAQVGAFLPLNAEWMISPGIFTTYKEGYDLRWAANLRLKYKDFIYVGSAYEPDLKTSLLFGLNTNRLSINYAYDMYMGGLDNFNITTHELILGITVYNPYKLKPRFW